A genomic window from Canis lupus dingo isolate Sandy chromosome 13, ASM325472v2, whole genome shotgun sequence includes:
- the LOC112652314 gene encoding dynactin subunit 2-like, which yields MLGEGLGVKETPQQKYQQLLHEVQELTTEVEKIKTTVKESATEEKLTPVVLAKQLAALKQQLVASHLEKLLGPDAAINLTDPDGALAKHLLLQLEATKNSKGTGSGGKTTGGTPEDSNLVTYELHSRPEQDKFSQAAKVAELEKCLTELEATVRRDQDAQNPLSAGLQGACLMETVELLQAKVNTLDLTVLDQVEARLQSVLGKVNEIAKHKASVEDADTQSRVHQLYETIQRWSPIASTLPELVQRLVTIKQLHEQATQFGQLLTHLDTTQQMIASSLKDNTALLTQVQTTMRENLSTIEGNFANINERMKQLGK from the coding sequence ATGCTTGGAGAGGGTCTAGGAGTGAAGGAGACACCCCAGCAAAAGTACCAGCAACTACTGCATGAGGTCCAAGAGCTGACAACTGAAGTTGAGAAAATCAAGACAACAGTGAAGGAGTCAGCCACTGAAGAGAAGCTGACCCCAGTGGTTTTGGCTAAGCAGCTGGCAGCCCTGAAGCAGCAGCTGGTTGCTTCCCACCTGGAGAAGCTGCTGGGACCAGATGCAGCTATCAACCTTACTGACCCTGATGGAGCTCTGGCTAAGCACCTGCTGCTGCAGCTGGAAGCaacaaaaaacagcaaaggaACTGGTTCAGGGGGAAAGACCACTGGTGGGACTCCCGAAGATAGTAACCTTGTCACTTACGAACTACATTCTCGGCCTGAACAGGACAAGTTCTCTCAAGCTGCCAAAGTTGCAGAACTTGAGAAGTGCCTGACAGAGCTGGAAGCCACTGTACGCCGTGATCAGGACGCTCAGAATCCCCTTTCAGCAGGTCTACAGGGAGCCTGTCTTATGGAGACTGTAGAACTGTTGCAAGCAAAGGTGAACACCCTGGACCTCACAGTTCTGGACCAAGTGGAGGCTCGACTACAGAGTGTCCTGGGCAAGGTGAACGAGATTGCCAAGCATAAAGCTTCTGTAGAGGATGCAGATACACAAAGCAGGGTGCACCAGCTCTATGAAACCATACAGCGCTGGAGCCCCATCGCCTCCACCCTGCCTGAGCTGGTGCAGAGACTTGTCACCATCAAGCAGCTGCATGAGCAAGCCACGCAGTTCGGTCAGCTCCTGACACACTTGGATACCACACAGCAGATGATTGCTAGCTCCCTCAAGGACAACACCGCCCTCCTGACCCAGGTGCAGACAACCATGCGTGAGAACCTGTCCACAATTGAGGGGAATTTTGCCAACATCAATGAGCGGATGAAGCAGCTGGGAAAGTGA